In Candidatus Methylacidiphilales bacterium, one DNA window encodes the following:
- a CDS encoding Hsp33 family molecular chaperone HslO: MEDEAAPQSDTTGLELRTYFVRKRNALLARAAFDELYVDYYLHLAENGMQYAGSHDRLFKEALAALTLHCASRPRNETVAWTLNFQEPLVNLFVGGDNSSGGVAGQLFTQHVKENRSNLLFADVIRGQEPLRRSVVEFEGRSVFRAVEKYYLQSEQRAGRYFEFSEEDFVLISSQPDCDSKWLESLTDADIRVLDRKEELSLLETRRYRWHCGCNQGRIMELLAPVMKDGEQGLFGGEELLRISCPRCGARYKVTREAMEAHMAGKTKSF, encoded by the coding sequence ATGGAAGACGAAGCGGCGCCCCAATCGGACACAACGGGCCTGGAGCTGCGCACCTATTTTGTGCGCAAACGCAATGCCCTGCTGGCGCGCGCGGCTTTTGACGAACTCTACGTCGATTACTATCTGCACCTCGCGGAAAACGGCATGCAATACGCCGGTTCGCATGACCGCCTGTTCAAGGAAGCGCTTGCCGCTCTCACACTTCATTGCGCTTCAAGGCCCCGCAACGAGACCGTCGCCTGGACCCTGAATTTCCAGGAACCGCTGGTCAATCTCTTCGTAGGCGGCGACAACAGCAGCGGCGGCGTGGCGGGACAATTGTTCACGCAGCATGTGAAGGAAAACCGCTCCAACCTGCTTTTTGCGGATGTGATCCGCGGGCAGGAGCCCCTGCGCCGCAGCGTCGTCGAGTTTGAGGGCCGCAGCGTGTTCCGCGCGGTGGAAAAATATTACCTGCAGAGCGAGCAGCGCGCCGGGCGCTATTTCGAATTCAGCGAGGAAGACTTTGTGCTGATCAGCTCCCAGCCCGATTGCGATTCGAAATGGCTGGAGTCGCTGACCGATGCCGACATCCGGGTCCTCGATCGCAAGGAAGAGCTGAGCCTGCTCGAAACGCGAAGATATCGCTGGCACTGCGGCTGCAACCAGGGGCGCATCATGGAACTGCTCGCGCCGGTGATGAAGGACGGGGAACAGGGGCTTTTCGGCGGGGAGGAACTGTTGCGCATCAGTTGCCCGCGCTGCGGCGCGCGCTACAAGGTCACCCGCGAAGCCATGGAAGCCCACATGGCGGGGAAGACAAAGAGTTTTTAA